The window CGCGCTTAAATAATTTGTCTAAATGTCTAAAAAACAAGCTTatactttagtttattttttgacaaagacgttactgtggctttaagatatcagttttatgttttaacaagGTTAAATGGTTTTATGATGAATTCGATTTTGAGGACTCAATTGCAACAAATGCATTCATGTatgagatgttgttgctttacctggaatcttCAACAGCACAGCAATAAATGTATCTAGCAGAGGACAAGCCGCTAACATTATCAGGTCAagttaggtcagatctgtggagaggcaggtcTACTtacagtatgaatgcatgtttttatccaagtatttatttatttatttagcaataaaacactccATACTAACTGAAAATGACAGCACATTTTGGTGCcccactctggaacattccagtccaATAACATCTTGggaacaagcaagtggcagaccctccaccagaaaagtgacatacatAAGGTCCCCATCATTTTAGTTGTTTATTAACCTGCTCAATCCCATTGATCTTCAAATGTGTATCCTACTGCTCTAAATAGTAATATAGCCTGTATGTGGGTGCCtgtaaaaacagaacagatcACACTTTACCTGCAACACTTTTCTGGTTAACATTTGCATTGTAACCATATAATTAGCTATCATTAAAACACAGCACCATTGGCTGTCTCTTACTCACCATCACAGGCTCATGAGTTCAAGCCTGGTGATGACAGTTCAGTTTATTAGCTAAACATTTAACAAGTTATTCTCATCAACTCTTGTAAAATTTGTATAGGCTATTGCTGTAACCCATAACCCCAGTGTCTGGAATGCTGATTTGGATGTTTTGATTCCCTTAGGTATTGGAAAGCTCTGATATATAAATTcctttatatttaatgttttcataGTAAACTAGAAGAGGGGGAAACAGACATAGCGTCATCAAATCGAAATGTCATACAAAGAAGGCTTAATGAAAAGAGTAGTAATTGTAAACAGACATGATTTGAAAGTAATGCGTGTAGGCTATAGTTAAACAATTCAccttaaatattattatataaatgttaaaatgaattcCTAATCTATTTAAAGTTTGTGTTCAAACCTCAAAAAGCTAGGTGGCTATATGGAGCCCAGACAATGAATCTGAGTTCCAGTAGCAAAAGGAAACTCTTCTAGCGCCTCTTACGTGACCATGTTTGGTAAAACTCTGCAGGCATGGGCTTACAGCGAGCCCCTTGACCGATCAGCGCGCACTAGCTAGCACACCGAGAAGATGGTTTCAATCACTGCTGCTCTGGCCCCCCttttgtctccccctctcccctgtgCTAAATATCCAACTTTCATCCCTATTTCAGCACAGCCACTGTTCGAAAGCTTTATCTCATACTTTGATAAAACAGCTCAATTGCTCATTATGTTAAATACACACAGTTATTAAAAACACGAGTAGGAGAAAGTGTGCCAGTCAGGTGTCATAGAGCAGTGGTAGCTCCAGATGACTGATGGATGGTTTCAGTTGGAGCAGTTTAAGAAGGGGATTTTGATTGTCATGAATCTGATTTATAATAGCTACAGAGAAAACCAAATGAATAAAGGCTAGCTGTTACCAGGTATAAAAATTTGATTGTACAATCTTTTATATTTCTTTGAGCCTATATGAAAGCCTAATATATGCATACAATGTATGTTAGTCAGAGCACTTAACTTCTCACATTTCTTGTATAGTCATAAAAAAGATCAATTTGGACATACATTTACTCCAGGAAGATACCATTCCAGACTCAAACCTATTAAGGGGCCTGGataatgcaaatgaaaaaaaacaaaacaacaacaacattgttTTGAAAGTGTCAAGTAAGTCTCACTCTTTGGTCTCAGGTTTAAGTCAAGTCTTGAGTCAGTGGCCCAcaagtccaagtcgagtccAAGTCCTCTGCTTTGAGCTTCAAGCAATTTCAAGTCTTTAAAACCAAACTACCAAATACAATTTGCATTTTtgcaatttatatgtttttcaaaCCAAATTGTACTACCTAAAAGTCATCGTAACAAATAGGAatgtaacaatatccaaatctcaGTATGATATTTATTGGAATATTTTGTAGACTTACAGATTTGTAGATAtattactttttgcttttataaAAGATGTtagagggaactacatagaccatgacgTAACCACTTTCAAATCTTAAttctttggattatgacagTAATTATGAATTTTATATTCCAATTATTATGACAGTCCCCTTATTATGAGACATTTGTCGATACGCATCGACAAGCAATATCACAGTATTTCATTTACTCTAACATCCTTAGTAACAAATACATCAGTggggagcatagactgtatatatctttatacagtctatgggagggAGGGATATGTTCCAGTTTGTTCCTTtaagacaaggcaaggcaaggcaaaacaaatttatttgtatagcacagttcatacacagagtaattcaaagtgctttacagaataagaaggacattaaaatcacacaaatcaaaacataaataatcacaaataatcttcataaaattagcattaaaacagaagagtacagagcctggatttaaacagtgtcaaagtagaggcctgtctcacatcttcagaaagattgttccaggttttagttgcttaaaactgaaacgctgattccccatgtttagtcctgactctgggcaccaggaggaggcctgttcctgaagtcctcaagATTGGTCTCAAGTCCCCAAATCTTATCCATTTCTTATCAAGTCAAGTCTCAAATAATCAAATAGTGACTCAAGCTGAGTCTCGAGTCCAAATCATGACTTTCAAGTCCTCGCCTCTGTCCATTTATTGTGCCTTAAGTGATGTCCTCCAAAGCCCAAAGGACCTGCTTCTCCCTAAATCACACTCGTCATTCTCAGTGGAggtcatttgttttcttttagtcAAACTTATGCTCAATTTACATCCATTAATCAGTAGGAAATATTGCATCCTTAGCtttgttttttgcaggtttCATTCTGATTTCACTTTCACTTGTCAGCAGATACAGGACTAGTACCATCTGCTGGTGCTTTTTATAAGTAGTTAACATGCCATGGTGGACTAGGCTGGAGGttttctctctatatatatgaagatgttttttcacttttaaccACTCAAAAATGATAAAGCTTCTTTgaagaaaaatatcaaaagaaGTCAAATTAGTTCTACAGACTAGCTCAGGGCTTTGAAGCAGGTTGTAAACATGTTGATTACATTTGACTCAGGGACCTAACTGGCTTAATTACTTCCCATGGTCAGCCTAGAGCAAAAGTCAAGAGCTTCCAATCAAGTGTTTGAGCGCCCCCAGGTGGATCAGTGGGCCTATGCATGCTGGCCAATTTACCATCTCAGTTCagcttgtacctatttgcttagttaaatctagatgtgactttttttttggccaggcagtgtaacttttctggtggaaagtcTGCCACCTACTTGGCTCTTTGGAGATGTTGGGGCTTGAGGGTGGCTTTGCTTTGCTGCCTAGAACTTGCATCTTTTCAACCACAGGtgatttattgctaaaaataaaattgtaaaacatgGATTATTACGGTACCATTTCTCTTCCCAGATCTGTAACTTGACTTGGTGTCCTGGATGATTTTGGATACCCCAAATGTACACCGTACATTaaacatagataagtttaatgtcatactgtgaaaattCCAAGCTAGGCAATAGAAACAAAGGGTATggtttacccagggcccagtgtAGGGAGGGGTCCCCCCACAAACTctgttgcatacatttttcacaagACAATATGTATTGTGCGCTCCACAAGATGATTTTTACCTagggcccagaatttggtgctacacACCTGTGCCAAAGTCATACTATTCTTCATTCTTTAAGATGTTGTTAGCAACAAGGTGAAGATCTGACAATGTTAAAATCTGACAATGTTTTGCCAAAAGGTCAAAAGGTTTTATCAAAAGGTTTACCAACGTGTctaagaaataaaaaaacaaaaagaaccaaACACATGTTCAAACATCTTAAATTATCTTCAACTTTATTGAAGAGCAAAACtttcaagtacattttcagcACTACAGATCTACCATCATCATTAGTAGTGGTCATTGTAGATTTCATTCCGACCATTCATCTGGGCCTGGAAGTAGTGTAGCCTGTTTCACATTAAAATTCCCCAAGTATGgatcaaaataatcaaaaattgCATTGctttaaaagtcaaaataaaataggaACATAAGACAATCCATTTGATTAGCATAACTGTTGCAGTCTTACAGTTATTGGTacaatattattacaaaaatcaaTGTTGTGTACATTGAGACAACAAAATATAGATACAGACATAGATACAGCAATATATTAATACCAGCTGTACTTGTTCAAACTTGGACGTACCGTTTTTCAGATAATCATCAAAGTCTTTCTCAAAGTGTTCTCCGTACACTGGAACACAAGACAGCCTTTAATAGCAGCAGCCTTTTTATTCAAGCATatacttttgttcatttaatcAATTCGAATAGAGGTTAAAATACATAAGAATAAAAAACCCTGCAGTACCAGTCCTCGTCACAATAGAATTATTATGATGCTAGTCTTTGTGCACGGGAGCCGCAGTCATCAGCAGCATCCAGTTTGATTCTACAACTATTCACAGTTTGGAAAGGAGGAGGCCACGGAGATAGAAGTGAGATATGAGCCTCCCTGTGTGTAAATATCTACAGATTGCAAAAATAGATTAGGATTTTGGATGCGGTAATGCAACGTAAAGTTCAACATATTCAGAAATAGTCCAGGCTTCAGCTTTGGATTCTAATAATACTTGGCCGGATTATTCATTGTGCAGGCAGATTATAAAAACTCTATACACATTAGAATACATATTATGGGTATTTTCCACCGGGGCACTACTGTACAAGGTAAACTGGTATGACATCCAACGTACGAGTGATTAAAGTTGTTGCTATAAAATGGGAAGAACATTAACATGTGGAAAATATCTTATGACACCACTAGTTTACCTGTACTTTCTGTAATATCAAAGTATAAATTACTTTGAACATTTAGGTCAACACTAGAGTTAGTCATACAATAGTGCTCCAGTGGAACAACAAATCAGACTTAAGGACAGGAGATATATAAAGTTCATGCAATTATGACTCAACTGCATCATTCACAGCCAGGGTTTGTAAAAGGCACAGATCCTGCAGCGCCCCTCTGTGGTGACAGACAGAATTACAGGAGCTCACATACTGTAATATTGCTCCGTGGGGAGTGTGCTTTAGGGTTCCACAGTGAATGTCCACATTCTCAGATCAGGACAGGCTGCAGCATAAAGAGTAAACATGCAAGCATTATAGAAAAGATTAAAGAACTGGTTTGAAATCTCTGTCTGGAAAAAGAGTAGCGATTGTTCTCTACAAAATACAGACTGGTGCAAATGATCGACATGCAGAAAGGTACAGTATACTCCAGCATGCAGGGAATGAAGAGAAGAACATGCATACAGGGCCAAACAAGCGTCTGAAAAGGCGTTGTGTCAGCAGATTACTGCCATTACTTTTAATAAGGTGCCACAAAAATATAGCATTCCATGCTCTATAGATGATTTACATTTGTACACATTATAATGGGCTACAATGAACTTCATCCAGATGGTTTGAAGCACCGTAGTCGGTTTGTACAGCCAACAAATGCAGAGAAACATTTGCAGAGCTCCTATAGGAATTTAAGCGGTACAATGGGGTGCGCAATCATGGCATGAATCTACATTCTGAAAGTTGAATGTATAATCTTATGTATATGAGCTCAGTAATCTTTAACCTTACATACTCAAAGCCAAATATGGGCAACAGTCCAAATCTCAATATTGAGATCAAAGCATACGTTTCAATATACTAGTAAAAGAAGTGCATTAGACTGAGATCATGAAAATGCACCTGACCTGTATCCAGATATTGCATAAATAGAATTTACCAGCAACACATTAAAGTTGAGACTGCTACAGTTGTACTGAATAATAaaacttgtttttgttgttttgttgcatgTCGTATTTACTTTTCCCTGCTAGTCAAGCCACCTCACTGTTTAAGGGCAACAGCACTCAATTCCAGTAGCACAGTGTGACTTGTTATGACAATTGCACTTAAATCCAAAGTGTCATGGGGTTTACGGAGAATATTTTGGAAACATTTTCAGCcccatttcttttttaaactttagcTGAACTGGAAATCATATTCCAAACTTTCCCCCCATACTGTGTAGGAATCCTTTTTTCATTTCAGTGAGATTTGGCGCAACAGGAGAAACACAGCTGGGGGTACGAGGGAGCTTTGTGCTTTAAGTGGTAGcgctttttctttgcatttgcTGGCATCAACTGTAGAGATGAACTGGTAAACCTTCTGAACCACCACAATAGTACGTACCGCTAAGAGTCTTTGTCAATGAGAGAGGTAGAACATAAGACAAATTCAAGGCAAAATGCGATTGAAATGAGATGTGAGAGCATTGGTGTCAATTTTGAGGCTGTTTCACAACTAACCAAAACATGTTATGAAGGGCGTAGCAAATGAAGAACACTGAAAAGGCAACATGGTCCGACGTGTTAATATGACAGCTTCATGCTTCTATTTTGACATGCATATAGTCTGCTCATAAAAGATGTACAGTTTTACAAAGAGTCCAGAGGGCTGGTGATCGAGGCAGCGCCATTCTGTTGAGGGACGAGGCACCAGCAGGTGAGGCATTGTGGTGTTGTTCTGTCTACAGTTAGCCACGTGTCAAGTGTGGGAGACAGGAGCCCTATAGATAACTAGTGATTACTATAGATCCAGACTGTGCAGGGCTGTGCACTGACAGGTGTTGGCTGGGCAGAAGGAGAGGTGCGGCGCTGGGGGTTATTGCTTTCCTGTCGTCCGCAGGCACTTCAGAGGATTGGACTTTGGCTGAAGTTTATGGTGGACAGGACtgatgaggggagagagattgACATAGCCAGAAAAAGTGTGCTTTAAGCTCTTATATAACCCATTTCCACCAAATGGTACAGTACATCTGCAGATCTCATTCAACAAACCAAAGTggtttgaaatgtgaaatatttacatATTGCTGCAGCTTTATTTGGAATGCAAggccacaataataataaacataacagACACTGAATATAATGAATATTGCCCTGCCCACCCAGTAGTGCagaaatgttttgtattgttataCTTTTGTACagctacatttttgtttgtgtatcCAGATCCAACgatgaaaataatttaaaaaaaaggtttaaaataataataatgatagtaataataataataataatgtataaataCTACTGGTATACCAGTAAACCAAATTTAAGCACTTAAAACAAGTGAACCTTATGCGCAGACTTtttttcaaaacacatttgggAGTCATTTTGAAGACACTGAAGTATGTTTGATTCTGTGAAAAATCAATGCGAAAAAGCTCTGGAAAGATTCAAGCAAATCTTTCAATCTTATTAGCAGCTACTTTGATTTGGCAAAACACCTGAGTTATATAGTAGGATTCCAACCATGAACAATATTTAAAGcatgaaatgtgttttaaaccAGGTTTTGATGAAGCTGTTTGCAACAAAGCCTGATTTCTAATTTCATATACTGTACATCATGTGACAGTGTACCATACCACTTAGTGGAACAGTTCGACCTCTGAGACCTCTACAGCTGGTGCCAGAGGGAGTGGAGAACAGCCTCCTGTTGGGGAGCACCCTGAGGAGTCCCAGCCCACTACGCCACTTACTGTCAGAAGACTGAAGGACGTTTATCGAGTTCTGCTTGACACTACATTTGCCCTGTGGCGTCTCAGTCTGTGTGGTTATTGATGTGGTCTTTTTTGTCCAAACACTCGGCTGCGTCcttccccttcctccctcttgtGCCCATGAGCACTTTGTAAGCTCCCCGTGTGATTTTGTACATCCAGATGGTGTTTAGGATGTCCAGGGCGATACAGGAGATGATCCATGCCACCTGGGCACCCAAACCGAGACGCTCAAACTCCGGAGTGCCAAAAGTGGCAAAGACACTGGCCCAATATGAAGGCATGACTGCTATACGCACCAAGAAGAACACGACAGCCATGGCCAATCCGTTTAGTACCACCATACGATGTGAGCGTGGGTATTTTAATGCCTCAAAGAACCACCTGCATCAGACAACAAGTTTCATCAATACAAACttttatcaaatgaaaaaagaaaagtccaACACGTGTAATATGTAATAAACATACCTTTGGTTTACAAATGGGGTGGAAAGCTCTGAAATAAGACGAAAGTTTGCAAAGTACGGAAGCACACCACGTGtctggaaaacaaacaaacttatgTTTGGGAGTTGTTTTTCCTTGGGTTATAGGATAAGTTGCATACTAGTGTATGTAATCCTATTTCTCGTTATTTTTGAATCACCCAAGAAGTCTGACTTTCTGTTTTCAAACTCTCATAATTGGTTTAAAACTATAGATTTCCTATAATAAATAAGATTTACCAGCACATATCCATATGCATAGAGCGCTGCCAAGTGGTGGCAGACGAAAAAACTGTCTCCCATAGTGCTCCAGTTACAGGCCAGCAGCACAAGGTCTGAAAATGGAGCAGAGGTCGGTGAGGGCAGACCAAACAACAAAGCAGTTTGTAACACAGGGTACAGTTAGTAACACAGCACACAGAGATGGCACTGATGGAGTGTACAGAGGGGCAGTTTGTAACACGTCATACAGAGGGGCAGTTTAAAATGCAGTGTACAGAGGGTAGTTAGAGGGTAGCA of the Periophthalmus magnuspinnatus isolate fPerMag1 chromosome 8, fPerMag1.2.pri, whole genome shotgun sequence genome contains:
- the tlcd4b gene encoding TLC domain-containing protein 4-B codes for the protein MDTRELTVVVGSFVGFQLLCSVVSPLLSTTISPGYAQLPSHKHIEWNSRMVSTVHALIVGFFCLYILWFDDVVNANPVWGDPSLVKLNVAITCGYLLYDLVLLACNWSTMGDSFFVCHHLAALYAYGYVLTRGVLPYFANFRLISELSTPFVNQRWFFEALKYPRSHRMVVLNGLAMAVVFFLVRIAVMPSYWASVFATFGTPEFERLGLGAQVAWIISCIALDILNTIWMYKITRGAYKVLMGTRGRKGKDAAECLDKKDHINNHTD